DNA from Syntrophorhabdales bacterium:
CCTTCCGCGCAAAGCCAGCCTCAAGCCCTTGCTCACATCCAGAAGGCGCGGCACGCGACGTCTTTCCATCTCTGTAGTGGAGTACGTATGATCTATGGCCCGCGTCGTTCCCCTGATGCTCGCTTTCCGGTCAAGCCACCTGCAGTTCCGGCTCTGGCGCACTGCCTTGTTGATCAGCGAAAGGGTCCACCAGGGCGTGTACACTTTACGCCCCAGATCCATTGCATCAGGAAAATCTATAGATCTCTCCTCTTCTCGCACATCGCCATTCTTCATACCGAAGCGCTCGTTCATCATTATGAAGAACTCCACATCCTCGTCAGGAAGATCCATATAGATTGTTTCCAGGCGGTCAAGGAGAGGTCTCGGCACCTCGTTCACGTGCGAGAAGCCTTCCGGATTGCCGGTGGCGACCACGACGAGATCAAGCGGGTATTCCCAATTGTATTCCTCAAGGATTGCCTTTTTCTCTTCTATTATAGGGTGAAGCAGGACTTGAACCTTCGTCCGTATAGCGGGAAGCTCGTCCACAAAGAGCAGTCCCCTGTTCGCATGAAATACGCCCGTGCCCGCAAATGAGAGCGGGTCCTTGGGACTCATCCCTCGCGCTATCGCCTGTATGTCCTTGAGCCCGAGCAGCTTCGCTTCGTTGGTATACTCATTCCCCTGTATCCTGGAGAAACGCTCTTCCCCCGTTATCCATTCAATGCCGAAGTCATGCTCCGGATGCGTGCTCTCACGACAGCGCGGACAAAGCTTCTCTTTCGGCCATTTGGGATCGTCATTGTACGGGCATCCTTTAATCCTGGGTACCGGTAGAAGGAGCCGTGTTATGGACCGGGCGAGTCTCGTCTTTCCAGTCCCCTCCTCCGACACGAGGTACGGGTGGGCTCCTGAAAGCAACGACCTGACAACGTCCTCCTTTACCTGCTGTCTGCCGTGAATCTCCGGGATGATCTCTTCTCCTCTTTCAATTTTTCCAAGAATGGCGTATCGCAGAAGGTGTGACGTTGAGACAGGGTGGTACTTTTCCAGAAGCTCGCTAGTCTTATTTTCGGAA
Protein-coding regions in this window:
- a CDS encoding AAA family ATPase is translated as MPMIFSENKTSELLEKYHPVSTSHLLRYAILGKIERGEEIIPEIHGRQQVKEDVVRSLLSGAHPYLVSEEGTGKTRLARSITRLLLPVPRIKGCPYNDDPKWPKEKLCPRCRESTHPEHDFGIEWITGEERFSRIQGNEYTNEAKLLGLKDIQAIARGMSPKDPLSFAGTGVFHANRGLLFVDELPAIRTKVQVLLHPIIEEKKAILEEYNWEYPLDLVVVATGNPEGFSHVNEVPRPLLDRLETIYMDLPDEDVEFFIMMNERFGMKNGDVREEERSIDFPDAMDLGRKVYTPWWTLSLINKAVRQSRNCRWLDRKASIRGTTRAIDHTYSTTEMERRRVPRLLDVSKGLRLALRGRVQLRQDLVDFENPRETMRRVDEISDDLLRNALLDLSNEVTAGWKKEDVMKEAEAMVALAPKQWPVFFQQSSVLRERLTELENRGKEKYGVDGSGESGEELLKAINKDATTKEEYFSSTAEFFANVCAVKKWIYLQDVEEIFMPKEISWGQKGTWR